The DNA window ACTTTCCTTCTCATTGTGATTTTCCGGGAAAATTTCCCGATTTCTCGCCtcaattttcttctccttcctttctttttcgagCTGCTTGCTTCACCGATTCCGATCAAGATGTCCACAATCTCTGAATCAAATCCCTGTCAAGGCAACTCAAACTCTCCGGCACAGTCTTCGCCGATTCTCGAGGCTTATTTGCTTCAGTGTCCGACGATCATCCAGGACTCGTGCTTGTTTCTCAGCCACTCCAAGAAGACAATTATGCTTCGTGGTGCAGATCGATGCGTCTTGTGTTGAGTGGCAAACGCAAGATTGGCTTCATTGATGGTTCTTTGCAGAAACCAGATCCAACTATTCATCCCGTGCTTGCAGAATCTTTGCAATGCATCAATGACATCGTCACGACGTGGTTGCTAAACTCGATCTCCAAGGACATTGCCGCGAGTGTGATCTACGCGGGTTCAGCCGCTGTCTTTTGGCAGGACCTGGAGACTCATTTCTCTCAAAGCAATGCACCTCGGATCTTTGAGCTGAAACGATCTCTCATATCACTGACCCAAGGCTCTTTCTCTATTTCACAATACTTCACGAAGTTGAAGATCCTTTGGGAAGAACCCAATACCTTCAAGCCTCTGGTCTCGTGCTCCTGCGGTGGTGTCAAATCAATTCAAACCTACCTCGATCAAGAATATGTCATTCTGCTCCTCATGGGGCTAATGAAAATTTGGCAAATGTTAGAAGCCAAATCTTGTTATCAGATCCCCTCCCTTCAATTGGCAAAGTTTTCTCTCTGGTCTTGCAAGAAGAGAAATGAAGGGCACTTACTTCTCCTCAACCTAGCCATCACATGGCATTCACAGTCAAGCAGTCTTTGAAGTTCTCTATGCATCAAAATTCGAAGCCAACGGGTAAGAAAGATCGTCCAACTTGCTCTCACTGTGGACTCATTGGACACACTGGAGACAAGTGTTATCACCTTCATGGCTATCCACCAGGCTATCTGCAAAACAAGACTCCCAAGCCTCAGGTGCATCATGTGGCTCAAGTGAATCATGCTCCAGAAGTGCAAGATTCATCACCCACATCTCCCTTCTCTCTCACGGCAGCTCAATACAACTAATTGATGGCTCTTCTTCAACCACAACAAGCTGTTCAAGACATTGAACCTGAGATATGTGCAAGTGAAGTGTTTTCTTCTTGTTACATGAACCAAAAGGCAATTTCAAGTGCCTGGGTTGTTGATTCAGGTGCTACCGCCCATATCACCAACtcttttaattctttaattGACCCAAAATCATTATCTAACCACTTTGTTGCTTTACCTGATTATACCAAAATTTGTGCATTAGCCATTGGTAATTTTATCCTCAACCTCTCTTTAGCACTTGATAATGTCATATTCATTCTATCCTTTAGATTCAATTTGATTTCGGTTAGTTCCCTTAAAAAATTGTCAAATTGTAGTGTCCATTTTTCTGACCTATCATTTGTGATACAGGACAAGAACTCCAAGCAGGTGATTGGCAGAGGTGATGAAGTTGATGATCTGTTTGTTCTGCAATCACCACCCTTAATGCATGCTCCCTCTCTTGATGTTGATAATTGTCATTTAGTTTTTTCTGTTAGTAGCTCTACTTGGCATGCAAGATTAGATCATACGTTTGAAAAAGTCTTCAATAGGTTGAATTCTATTTTGTCTTCAACACCCTTAAAATTCAATCACTCCAATTGTGATGTGTGTCCATTAGCTAAACTTAGGCGTTTATCCtttcaatcaaataatacattttgttctgccattttttatttggttcatTGTGACATTTGGGGGCCTTATCGTGTCCCTACATATAATAATATGAGATTTTTTCTTACTGTTGTGGATGATCACTCTAGATTCACATGGACCTTCTTGTTGAAACATAAATCTGATGTTGCTAATACTCATATCAATTTCTTGAATATGGTTGAGACTCAATTTAAGACTAGGGGGAAGCAAATGCGATCAGACAATGCAGGTGAACTTTCCCTCACTGAATAGCTCAATTCGAAAGGGATGGTGCATCAATTCTCATGTGTCAAAAGTCCTAAGCAGAACTCCGTAGTTGAATGAAAACACCATCATTTTCTCAATGTGGCTCGGGCTCTATTCTTCCAATCCAAGGCTCCAATTGAATTTTGGGGCAAATGTGTTTTAACTGCCACATTTCTAATCAATAGATTGCCAAGTCCAACCCTTCAATATAGCTCACCATATGAGAAGTTATTCTCCAAACAGCCGGACTACTATTCTTTACGGGTCTTTGGTTGTCTAGCTCATGCTTCCACCCTCATTTCAAACGACACAAATTCTCTCTACGTGCAGTGCGGTTAGTTTTCATTGGATATCTTTCTGGCTACAAGGGATATAAGCTTTATGATCCAATCGCTAAGAAGATCTTTATCTTGAAGGACGTTACCTTTGTGGAGTCTGAGTTTCCATTTTGACAATCCTCTAAGACTTCCAGCACCATTGTTGATATCTTTTCTGATGTGGTCATGCCTCTTTGCCTTCCCGATGTGACACCTAGTTCCTCTCCATCTGCACCAATGTAAAGTCGCAACTTCAACAAGTCCCAGCTTCATCTCAGACGATTCATACCACTAAGCCTCGCCGAACATCTATACCATCGAGACCACCTTCGTACCTCAAGAATTAGCAATGCCACAATGTTTACCACATGAATTTTAAACATCTCTCTCAACTTCACTGTGCTTTCATTGCCAATGTTGCTGCAATCCCTGAACCTGCCTTCTTTCATCAAGCAGTCAAGTTTCCATAATGGCAAAGAGCAATGGATGAAGAGCTTCAGGCCATGGAAGACACAAATAATTGGTCTTTGGTGCCCCTGCCTGCTGGCAAACACACCATTGGATGCAGATGGGTCTACAAAGTCAAATGCAAAGCCGATGGTTTTGTGGACAGATATAAAGCTAGACTCGGTGCAAAAGGATACACCCAACAAGCTGGTATAGACTTCAACGACAAATTCTCACCCGTGGCAAAACTCACTACTGTTCGAGTGCTTCTGTCGTTGGCAGCCATAAACAAATGGTCTTTGCTTCAAATAGATGTGAACAATGCCTTCTTAAATGGGATTTATTCGAAGAGGTATATATGGACCCACCTCTTGGCTATAACTCCAAAAATTCTGGACTTGTATGTAAGTTGAACAAGTCCATTTATGGTTTGAGGTAGGCTTTCCGTCAATGGTTTTGCAAATTCTCTTCAGCTTTGCTTAACCACCACTTCAAACAATCGAGGCGCGATTACTCCCTTTTCACCTATGGTAGTGGCGATCAAATAGTCTATCTCCTTGTATACGTCGATGATATTATCCTGGCCAGTACATCTAAGGACATGCTGTACAATTTGCAGAAGTTATTGGAATCGCTCTTCAAATTGAAGATTCTTGGTGATTTGAAGTATTTTTTGGGTTTGGAATTGGCAAGATTAGATGAGGGAATTCTTCTTAGCCAACGTAAGTACACCCTCAGCATCCTTGAAGATACCAATTTTGCTGAATCTAAGCTTACCTCTTTGCCTATGGAACCCAACCTAAGGCTTAGTAGCTCAGATGGGGAGTTGCTCAAGGATCCTGCAAGCTATAGAAGGCTTATAGGGAGATTGATGTACCTCACCATCTTGCGCCCGAACATCACCTACACTGTCTCCACCCTTAGCCAATTTCTGTCCCAACCTCACAGTGCACATCTTCATGCCCTTCATCATTTGCTGCGATACATTAGAGGCACTATAGGGCAAGGATTACTTTTTTCGGCAAACTCCGAGAAGAGACTAATGGCTTATGTGGATGCAAATTGGGCAGATTGCCCGGATACTAGACAGAGTGTCACTGGGTTCTGTGTGTTCATTGGAGATTCCCTTGTTGCATGGCGATCGAAAAAGCAGGCCACAGTCTCCAGATCATCTACAGAATCCGAGTATCGGGCCATGGCAGTAGCTACTGCTGAACTCACATGGCTGAAAGGCCTCCTGTTTGACTTTCAAATTGATATTCTCTCTTCTATGCTGTTTTGTGACTCTCAATCTGCTATTCACATAGCATCCAATCCCACTTTCATGAGAGAACTAAGCACATACAAGTGGACTGCCACTTTGTGCTCGAAAAGGTGGTTACGAAGTTTATTAGGCTCATTCATGTTTGGACGCAACATCAACTAGCCGATGTGTTCACCAAGCTAGTTATCCCAACTCAATTCATAACAATCTCATTTCCAAGTTTGGCATGATAAATCTTTATCTGCCAACTTGAAGGAAGATATTATGGACCATTTAAGTTAATTAGTCACTAGTCTAATCAATAGTCAGTCACTCATGTAATTTAGTTTGTTAGCTTTTCTGtaatataattgattagttAGTTAGAGTACCATTCTCTCAATAAACAGTTAGAACCCTGTATTATGTACATGTATATATATCCTATCTATAACAGAATTAATTAATGAGATTACTCATTTTCTCTGTACATTTGTATGTTGTAACATAATTCTTTAACTCTATCATATAGGTTCAGATTCTATCTTAAACATGCAACTATTcgcaaattaaatattttttaatttataaattaattctagttatataatttattaattaatttcaatttcaaataatgtttaataacacaacgtaataaattttaatgaataCAAACCAAAGACAAATAAGTCTACGAAACTCCTCCACACAACAGGAGGATAGCAAAAATATCACCAACAACACCGAATCCTCCAAAAGTATACAATGAAATATCTGCCTTGTTAAGATCAAATGcaaaacttcaaaaaaaaaaaattgaagcaatcaaaacattataaaaaattgaaactaaaaaaaaactaaactgaTTAAAAGAAAGAACTACTCACCACGAACACAATCGCAGTCTTGGAATTTTGAATGGAATTTCGAAGAGAGACAAATTAGAGCTAGAAGTTGGAGAGGGAGAGACgttttaattttcgattttaATCTTATCAGCGACCAGGCCATCGGTAAATATATTTATTGACTAGCTCAACTGTTGTATTTTATTATGACTATTACCAATAGTCTGATTGTCGAtatgataatttaaattttacaaaataaaaaactatcaATGGCTAATGACAACGATAAACGTATTTTCaatattactaatattttattcGGTTTTGCTACGTTACCAACAGCATATCTGCCAatttctgccaactcttatttataattatgtttcaTGAAAGTGTGTTcgtggatgtgtctaataaaaatgtcttttttataactgtatttaatagaagtgtctttatagatatattttatggatgtgtctctttatatatgtatttaaaatatattaattattagacacatctacgaacacacttccataaaacataaatataaataagagttggcagaagttggcGAATAATATGTTGGTATCCTATActtttcctattttattatttaattgttatcAACGCTGTTGATAAATTTAGTGGCGGTGGAATTGTGATATATTCGTCGCAAATACCATGAAGGTCACTTAGCGCCAAACTGTTGGTAAAAGAGGAGAGTGTGTACTGTGTAGTAGTGTAGAAGCTATTTAGGCATTGATCTGAcacacactttttttttcttttaagatatAACTATTTCATAAAAATGAGTCGAGCCAAAAACGAATTATTGGACGCTCTTGGCCATTTTCCGGTGACAGGTCATATGGTGCCACATGCCCAATTTTACGTCAGATATTTATCATACATTGGCAGAAAGTACATCACAGATGAACCGACTTGACAACTCACATTAATTTCATTAAAAGATCAAATTAAATTGTTGAATTTGTAGGACACaacaatttttcaaatattcttGTATGCGTTAATTTATTACCAAAATTGGAGCAGCGAGGATTGAATAGGAAGGAAATAAGTAACAACGTGATGACAATTAATAGGAACATGTGGATGCAATATGATGAGAGGGAAAAGATAATGTGGTGAGTCTCTCTGACTATGACTTCTAAGGCTACACATATATACCGTCTCATTAGCACCAACACTTGCCTTTGCTGGCAACCATGTACGAATAACGAGTACATACTCTTCTAATAATGCTGTCAAAAAATATGGTCCACTTCTTTGAAAACATCTTTAGGTGTTAGATAAAGAAAAACCTATGAAATATGGACACGGACGCAATATGATACGGGACACATCGATatgcaaattttaaaattttataagacacGGAAAtacgtatatatataaaatataaattattttttagataaattataataatattttaatattttattgatattaaaatataaattaaattttttatttttttaatattgcgACAAACACGCATGTCGGACAAGTATCGATAAGTATCGTGTCTGAAATATGTCCAACATGCAGACACGACAACTCAATAAAATGTTCGTGCTTCAtagaaaaaaactaaattatataTGTTTGAGAAAAATTCTATTCCTCttttaacaattattttattaattaatttttaatttaNATAAATTTATATtctaaatttgtaaaaaaaatatattatgtaattttttaattaattaaagttgttatatttttttctctttatttaaaaaatagttatttttgaattttaacttacgatgttttttttctttcatagtTATTATCACTATGTACAGGTACAACATTATTCATTTGTtcgagacttctcttctactttattggtagaaatctctagaaatacaaatacatccaaaattaacataaataatataaatacatgtaaattggatactatttaattatattaatattataaatttcaaatcaaaGAGTAATAAATCAGCTTGATGACATTTAAAGTAATTATCacctaaatcctaaaattatcattttctggtcttaataaaaaattttatatagatGGATCAAGAATGATCGTacatcaaattaataatatcagTCATCTAAAAAGTACAGACATTGTTATTCAGCATAAACTTAACAACAACCTacaaataacaacaataaccaATCAACCTAAATTCATTAAAAAGAAATCATAATcattaaaacttaaaacaatAACCAAATCAATCTAAATTAACTAATAACCAAATCAATCTAAATACACTAAACAAAAATCATAATCATTGAAAGTTTAAACAATAACCAAATCAACATAACTTCACTAAATAGAAATCAtaattattaaaacttaaaacaatAACCAAATCAACCTAACTTAATTAACCTCTAAATCCACTTATTTtaataaactaaactaaactaacttTCAAActgattgaaaattaaaattaaaattctaatcaaacccaaactaaaattaaacaaatcaaattttataggATAAAGTGTACCAAATTTGCAATATTAAGGAAGAAACCTCAAACATTTCAAATTCAACAATGTCGGTCAATAAAAAAACAACAATTAACCAAACagtttaattaattcaaaattgcaaaaataacaaaacaataattaatataGTGAATGAgcacaattaaataattaaccaaaTAAACTCAGTaacaattttttcattaattcaatCAACAAGATCAGAATAGTTTCAGACACATTCAACAACAATTCAGAACCTATAAATCTAAACTAAACTATCATAATCACATAAAtccactaaaataaaaaaattaaactaactaaactaaaaccAATCTAATGAACTAAAAATAACTAAcataatttgaaagaaaaaaaaaacaaaaaattcaaacattGAACATTGAATGCAAGGTGCAGAAAGTAACGAAGAAAGAGGTAGGAATTGAAGGCGACAACACCGAATTGCTGCCGGTGCTAGAGGTGGCAGTCATGAGCCGCCAGAGCAGGGAGCTGCAGAAGGGCGaaaggagaaggaggaacgGACTGCAGCGGCGCTGAGAGGTaggggaagaaggagaagaagaagccgTCGGCGGTGGGGGTTGATGGCGACAGAGAGGGGGCGATGACGGCGGTAGTCTCGACTAGGGGAGTGGCTGGAATGCAAGAGAGAGAGGGATGGTGGGGAGGGTTCGAATGAGGAGAAAATAGTTCGTGATTTGAATTTACGCCACCTTTAGCGTTGGATAATTTCGACAATAAATCATTTCAAGTTACCAAAACGCATCATTTTCACTAAATTGCATTACGATCGGATTAATCCGACGATAAAATTGATGGTAAAAAACAcgccaatttaatttattttttctccacACATTAATGGTATATTTATTGTCAAAAACTATAATCCACCGGTAATTAAAAAACCTTACGAATTCGACGTGATTGTCGATAATTTTTACAGTAATTCTGTCGTTACTCCACGACACTAAATTTAACGATATTCGATATTTTCTTATAGTGTTCCaaagttaataaaatttaaaaatgtttaaGGGTAATGATATGCATACGAGTTTTCTTTCttaaagaaatttaaatatctaaaggTCGATTAGATGATGCAAAAACGGTATATACTTTAATTGccgaaaaatttaaataaaaaataattttgggtGTATATGTTATAAAATGATTCTGATCATTTGATTTATGCGTATAAGGCTGTATTTGTTTATAGAAAcggaatattaatataaaaatataaagacacaaaattatatttaacagatgagatatagataaaaatattatatctaGAGATactaaattagtgtattttatatctattctaataaaaagaataaaaaaaattaacaaa is part of the Arachis duranensis cultivar V14167 chromosome 1, aradu.V14167.gnm2.J7QH, whole genome shotgun sequence genome and encodes:
- the LOC107474521 gene encoding uncharacterized mitochondrial protein AtMg00810-like; protein product: MDEELQAMEDTNNWSLVPLPAGKHTIGCRWVYKVKCKADGFVDRYKARLGAKGYTQQAGIDFNDKFSPVAKLTTVRVLLSLAAINKWSLLQIDAFRQWFCKFSSALLNHHFKQSRRDYSLFTYGSGDQIVYLLVYVDDIILASTSKDMLYNLQKLLESLFKLKILGDLKYFLGLELARLDEGILLSQRKYTLSILEDTNFAESKLTSLPMEPNLRLSSSDGELLKDPASYRRLIGRLMYLTILRPNITYTVSTLSQFLSQPHSAHLHALHHLLRYIRGTIGQGLLFSANSEKRLMAYVDANWADCPDTRQSVTGFCVFIGDSLVAWRSKKQATVSRSSTESEYRAMAVATAELTWLKGLLFDFQIDILSSMLFCDSQSAIHIASNPTFMRELSTYKWTATLCSKRWLRSLLGSFMFGRNIN
- the LOC107474510 gene encoding uncharacterized protein LOC107474510 produces the protein MASEVNSLHDSATLSFSLQLKLSGTVFADSRGLFASVSDDHPGLVLVSQPLQEDNYASWCRSMRLVLSGKRKIGFIDGSLQKPDPTIHPVLAESLQCINDIVTTWLLNSISKDIAASVIYAGSAAVFWQDLETHFSQSNAPRIFELKRSLISLTQGSFSISQYFTKLKILWEEPNTFKPLVSCSCGGVKSIQTYLDQEYVILLLMGLMKIWQMLEAKSCYQIPSLQLAKFSLWSCKKRNEGHLLLLNLAITWHSQSSSL